The segment GATCTCCATGCCGCATTCGCCGTGCTTGGCGAACTTCCACGGCGAGCCGAAGCACTTTGAGGAGGCCTGAGCGAGATTGTCATACTTCACTTCGCCGGGGAATTTTTGGCCGTGATACTTGGTCAGCATCGGCTTCGGGTCGTAGAGGTCCATCTGCGATGGTCCACCCATCATGAAGAGGGAGATCATCGCCTTTGCCCGTGGCTGGAAGTGCGGCTTCTTCGGGGTGAGATCGTAGCGCAGCTCTCCAAAGCTCTCTGGTTTCACCGGTGCGGCGAGTAGCCCATCTTTCTGAAGCAGAGATGCCAGCGCCAGCGACCCGAGGCCGAAGCTATTCGAGTGCAGGAAATGGCGGCGTGAGCTGAGACGTGACATAAGCATCTAAAGATACGCTGCATGTCGTGCAGTCCTCGCAGCAGGCTGCCTGTGATCTCACTCTAAAACTCCATCCGAGTGGTCTTGCCGGTGCTTTTCGACTTTAGCTCGATCCAGTCGAGCTCGATGCCTTTCTCCTGCATCGGCAAATAAAGCCGCACGATGCCTAGTGGCCCCGTGGCGGGCAGAGTGATGCTGATTTCCTCCCAGTCACCGCCTGCGAGGCTGAAGTCCACACGCTGCGCCTTGCTCTCCACGCCGCCGGATAACCAATCGAAGTGCGATGCGCCCGCCGCTGCTCGGATGCGGAATTTCACCGTACTCACACCGCTGTGCTGACCTGCGGCGAGCCCGAGGAAGCAGGCGTCCCCGATGCGGCTGATCTTCAGGATGCCATCCTGCACGCGTGCCGTGCAGTCGCGTGCCTTCCATCCTTGTAGTGCGGGATCGGCTGCATCGTTGGCTTTGCTTTTCGATTTGGCTTTGCTGCCAGATTTCGCCTTGGGCTGCTGGATGCCCTCTAGCTCGGGTCGGTACTTTGCTGGTTCAAAGCTCGGATTCGGCACGGGCACCACGGCATGCGTGTCTGTGAGGAATTTTTCGATCAAGGCATCCAGCTCAGCCACCAGCGCGGGCTTTTGTGCGGCGAGATCGGTTTTCTCACTCAGATCATCTTTCACATGAAACAGCAGATGCCGATGAGCACCCTTCTCTCCGCCGTGGAAGATGCGGATGAGCTTCCACTCATCGCGATGCACGGACACCGCAGGCGGCAGCCAGTCCGGCACACCAGGAGCATGCGGGAAGTATTGAAACACGGCCTTTCCGGCCAGCGCATCGCCTTTCAGAGCAGGTAGGATACTCGCGCCATCAAAGCGCTGCCCTACAGCGGCAGTCAGGCCTAGCCCATCCATGAGCGTGGGGTAATAATCCTCGCTCTGAATGATCGCATCGCTGTGACTGCCCGCCGCAGCGATGCCTGGCCACACGATCACGCCGGGCACCCGCGTGCCGCCTTCAAACAGCGTCGCTTTGCCACCGCGCAGCGGGCGATTGCTCGTCGGAGTGGTGTCATCGACGCGGTCATACATGTTCCCGCCATTGTCCGAGGTGAAGATGATGATCGTGTCCTCCGTTAGCTTCAGCCGATCCAGCGTATCCAGCAGTGTGCCGATGGCATCATCCATGCTCTGGATCATCGCGGCATAGGTCGGGCTGCGCTGTGCATCCTGCGCATCGACACGCGTGCGATGCTTTTCGATGTTCGCCTTCTTGGCATCAAAAGGCGCATGCACGCTGAACATCCAGTAGTTCATGTAAAAAGGCCGCTCGCGATGCTGCTCCATCCATGCAGTGGCCTCCTGGGCCATGCGGTCCTCGATGTGCTCACCGGGGCTTTTTTCTTTCATGTGGGCGAACTTCCACGGCGCGACAAAGCTGCCCGCAGGCCCTGGCCCTGGATGATGTGGCAGATCGAGATCAAATCCCTGCTGAAGTGGCGAATACGGCTCTGGCCCCAGGTGCCATTTCCCAAAATGGGCCGTCGCGTAGCCCGCATCCTTCAGAGTCTCGGCCAGCGTGCGGTATTCGGTCTTCAGCCGCGTCGCTGGATCGGGCGAGATGGCTTTTTGATCTGGCGGAGCCTTTTTACCCGGCGTCGCCTGCAAAACGACCTGCGGCATGTGGCAGTTTGGGATGGTGATGCCCGTGCGAGCTGGGCTCTGCCCCGTCAGCAGCGCAGACCGTGTGGGTGAGCACAGCGGACTGGCCGAATAGGCCCGTGAAAACGTCATCCCACGTGCCGCGAGCCGCTGCACATTCGGCGTCTGATAAAACGCCGTCTTTCCATACAGCGAGGTGTCACTCCAGCCGAGATCATCGGCGAGAATCACGATCACATTCGGCTGCCGAGCTGCGAAAACTTGGATGCAGCATAAACCAAACATCAAAGCAGCGCTCAGCTTCTTCATGGCATGGCCTCCACTCCGCTTGCGATCACCGTATCTGGTTTGTCGCGACCCATTTTGATCGTGTATTTGCCCGGCGCATACACACGCGGCTTGAAGCTGCCGCCTTGGACTCGCACGGTGTATAAAATCTCGCCCGTGGCCTCCGCGATGACTTGTACGACGGGATTGCTCACACCTTCAAATAGCTGCGCAGGCAGGTGCCCATGAACCTTGCGACCATCGTTGGCGTCTTGATCAATCGTGATCGGCCAGCCGGGGAATTGCGCCTTGTCGCCATCGGCGACTTTGGAGAAGCGTGGCCAGCACTCAAAGGTGATCTTCCGCGTTGTTTTGTCGAAGCGGATGAGGCCGTAGCCATCGGCACGCTTTTTCTCATCCTGGATGTCTTCCGGATTCGCGTAGGCCAGCATGGCGATGCGGTTGCCGAGGCCGTCTTTGAAGTCGCCCGTCCACGGCAGCGGGCTCGCGGGCACGGGATTCGGGCCGGGCTTTTCGTCGAGCGGATGCCACCAGCGGCCGTAGATCGTGTTCACCAGCGCCGGGCTGGTGAAACCGTACGGTCCATCGCCGAACTCGTCGATGCCATGCTTCACGACGACCGCGAGATGCTGATCACCGCAAAGATGCGGAGCCCACGCTCGGCGAATCTCACGCAACGCTCGATTTCGACCCGCTTGCGGCCAGCCATTGCAATCGAGGTCGGCGAGCAGGCGCTGATCGCGACCGCCATGCATGTGAACGGCCCCGCAGAAAGCCGTGGCGGACAAAACGCACTTCATCACCGCGCCGCCGCTGTAATCCTGGCCCCACTCGTGGAGGAATTTTTCCTGTCGTTTGCCCAAAAGCTCCAAACCGGGCAAATCGATGGTTTTCGGGTCATACGACGGATCGTTGATGTGATCGGGACGCGGCCCCATCTGCGGAATTTTGCCCGCAGGACCGCTTTTGAACTTCCGGTCTTCGAGAATCGCGAAGTCGATGCCGCCGACCGTCATGCGC is part of the Verrucomicrobiaceae bacterium genome and harbors:
- a CDS encoding sulfatase, which encodes MKKLSAALMFGLCCIQVFAARQPNVIVILADDLGWSDTSLYGKTAFYQTPNVQRLAARGMTFSRAYSASPLCSPTRSALLTGQSPARTGITIPNCHMPQVVLQATPGKKAPPDQKAISPDPATRLKTEYRTLAETLKDAGYATAHFGKWHLGPEPYSPLQQGFDLDLPHHPGPGPAGSFVAPWKFAHMKEKSPGEHIEDRMAQEATAWMEQHRERPFYMNYWMFSVHAPFDAKKANIEKHRTRVDAQDAQRSPTYAAMIQSMDDAIGTLLDTLDRLKLTEDTIIIFTSDNGGNMYDRVDDTTPTSNRPLRGGKATLFEGGTRVPGVIVWPGIAAAGSHSDAIIQSEDYYPTLMDGLGLTAAVGQRFDGASILPALKGDALAGKAVFQYFPHAPGVPDWLPPAVSVHRDEWKLIRIFHGGEKGAHRHLLFHVKDDLSEKTDLAAQKPALVAELDALIEKFLTDTHAVVPVPNPSFEPAKYRPELEGIQQPKAKSGSKAKSKSKANDAADPALQGWKARDCTARVQDGILKISRIGDACFLGLAAGQHSGVSTVKFRIRAAAGASHFDWLSGGVESKAQRVDFSLAGGDWEEISITLPATGPLGIVRLYLPMQEKGIELDWIELKSKSTGKTTRMEF